CCGCCTTCCGCTCCGACTGCCTCCTGCTATCGGGCCAAGGCATCATCGACATGATTTCACCCGTTGCCCAGGAGCTCGAGAAGATCAGCGCCAAAGGGAGCCATACGCCGGCGACGCTCGTGAACATCGAGAAGCTCTTCTCGATGGCACCGGCGACGATCACGAGATCCAATACTGCCACGATCGCCGTCCACCCGAGCGCGGTGGGCAACGGGTCGCGAGCCCCATGGGCACGGAAGTAGCTCCAGGCGACCGCAACGAAGAAGAGCGGTGCGGCGATCGCGTGGAGGACCAGCGCGGCGTTGAGGCTCACGAGGCCGAGAAGAAGACCCATCGTGGCCGCGCACAGTGCCCAGCCGACGATGCCATGGGCCAAAAGGCGCGGGAGAGAACGGGCGCCGGGCTCTGTGGGCGTTCCCGGAACCGCATCGGGAAGCTGGCGCGCTAGATCGGCCGCCCAGGCGTTGATGCGGTCGGCATTCCGCCAGTCGCCGCTCATGGTCTTGGCCATCGCGCTCGCGGGAAAGCCCTTGACGTCGGGCTCGAGCCGGCCCCCGAAGGTGATGTGCCCTTTCGCGCCGACCCGATCGGCGAGAGCGGCGACTTGTCGGGTGGCGGGGATGTCTTCACGGTCGGCGGAATCGTCGAGCGGCCCGCTCGAGAAGAACCAGACGGGGATGCTGCGTAGCCGCTCGACGTTGCGGCGCACGAACCGCCGCGCGTTGCCCGCCCAGCGGTTCGCGTAGAGCGCTCCGCCGACGATCGCCGCATCGAATTTCTCGAGCTCGCGAACCTCGTTCACCGGCACGGCGACGACGTCGTACCCGCGCCGTTCGAGAGCTTCTCCGAGGATGCGGCCGATTCCTTCCGTACCACCATGTTTCGAGCCCCAGGTGACGAGCACGCGCATGTTCGTTCTCCATCGACAAGGGCGACAGCGCCGCCACTACGCCGTTAATTGATGCAGCCTGCGTGCCAGAGAGTTTCCTCTCGAAATCGGCGCCTCGACGTTCTGTCCGGCCTCTCTTCTGGGTCCGGTGCCCCATGTCGTGCGGCAACAGCCGCACGACGACGGCGCTAGAGGACACAACAAAAAACCCCCGGGGTCGCCCCCGGGGGTATCCTGTTTCGAGAGTTGGCTTTCTTCAGCCCTGCTCGCTAGAACTCCCAGCGGACTCCGAACCGCACGATCCGCGGATCCAGAATGGCTATCACTTCGTGATAGCGGCTGCCCGAGCGGTTGCGGGCATTGGTGACCACACCGGAGTTGGTCAGGTTGAAGAAGTCCACCATGCCGGTAACCCGTCCGGGAGCCCCGAGAGCGAACGACTTCTCGAAGCGGAGATCGAGGATCCCGACGTTCGGGGCCCGATTCGCATTAAACGCCTCGGCCGGAATCAACTCCGCTCCAGCATTCGGAAGGTTCACGCTGAGCTCGCGGGCGTAGTTATAGCCACTCTGGAGCTTGAAGGACGCGCTCACACCAACCTCGTAGGGGAACATGTAACGTCCCACGAGCTTGTAGTTCCAGAACGTCGTTTCCCCCTGCCCGAGGTAGCGCTGGTTTGGCCGCCAGAGCCAGGTGGTGAGCGTCGGTCTCAGCGATCTGAGGACTCCGAGCCCGCTGGTCGAGCTAGCGGCCCGCAGCCAGTCGGTGAGCCAGCTGTGCTCGTACGACGTCAGGAGGAGCCACTTCTCGCTGAATCGCTTGTTCACCCCGATCTCGAACGTGTGGTAGTTCCCCGAGTTGTCCGGCATTCCCTCGATGTTTCCCGGATTCGTCATGACTCGATCGCTGCCGATCCCTGCCGGGCGATCGACGAGCTCGATGACTTGATCGTCTCCCGTCCCACGAACGTTGTCGGCGCCGGCGTCGTTGTAGGTGAAGGGGATCGAGTACTCATTGTAACGAGCGAGATCCACCTCACCCCAGCCGTTTCGACGGTTCTTGTACACGTACGAGCCTCGAACCGAGAAATTCTCCCGAAGCTCGTGCTCGACGTGGAAGGATGCCTCGTCCCCGAACGCATTTTCGAGGGCGCGGTCGACGCGCACGAATCCCGCCCCACCTCGCGTTCTCAAAAAGGCTCCCAGCTCGGGTGAGCTCGCGAGAGAGCCATCGGGCCCGGGATCGAGAAGGAGGTTTCCGTTCAGATCGTTGAACCGGTACTGGCGCTCCGCCTCACCCACCGGGTTCTCGAGAGAGCCGATGTCGGTCGAGGGGTTGAAATAGAACCGGCCCCAGAAGCCCTTCACCACGGTCTTTCCCTGGCCAGTCAAGTCGTAGGCGAAACCGAGGCGAGGCCCGATCGAGGTGAGCGTGGCCACATCGGTCGATGGTGTCGTCACCGGCGCGAAGAAGTCTCCCTGCTCCGGTGTGAAGCTCTGCTCCGGCCAGCTGATCGAGTAGCGATCGAAACGCACGCCAAGATTCAGTGTGAGCCGGCTGTTGAGCGTCCAGGAGTCCTGGGCGTAGAACGCCGTTCCGAAGGTGTCGTTGATCCCTTCGTTGGGGGTGTTGTAGATCCAGACCTCTTCCGGGACCCCGTTACGGTCGCGGTACCAGATGTTCTCCGGCTGGAACCGGAGGAACTTCCGTTGCTCCCTCTGGATTTCCGTGCCGAACTTGAAGCTGTGACTCCCGCCCCAGTCATCCTTGAAGTACGACACGCTTCCCGAGAACTGCGGTTTGAGCGTCGTCCGGTCGTGGTAGTAGGACTGCGCGCCGGAATGCTGCTCGGTCGCTAGGTCCACTCTACCAATGGGAACTCCTTCGGTAGAAGTACTTTGCGTCGAGCTCGGGAAGAGCGGAAAGTAGTTTCCCCAATAGGCGTACTGAAAGTCCAAGAAAACCTGTTCGTTCGGTACGCTGGTCCATTCCACCTTCATCGGGCGGTTCTTGGAGCTCTGATACCAGGCGGTCTCCGTGGGAACGGCGAGTGACAACTCCCGTAGGGGCTGCAACTTCGTCCTCTGGTTGAAAAAGCCGATGATCTGGTTTCTGGCGTCGATCTGGTACGTGCCCTTCACGGTGTAGTTGACCAGCTGGCTCTGGGCCTCCTCGTTGGGAAGTCCGGTGATTACCTTGTACTGGTTGTTGTCTCGGTAGCCGGCGAAGAACCACGCTTTGCCCTTTACGATCGGGCCGCCGCCATTGACGTTGAAGTCGTACTGCTTGGTGATTTGGTTTCCCCGAGTGATGCCGTCGGGGGGCGAGACATAGCCGTCCTGCACTCCGCCACCTCCCGCAAGCTCCGAAGGCACGTTGTTCCAGATCGTGCCATCCCCTTCGTAGTCGTAGTAGACGTTCGCCGAGAAGTTGTCCCCTCCCGATTTCACCGTCAGGTTCAGGAACGCCCCCGGGCCGGTCTGCTCGCCCATGTTCCCCGCGCCGCCGATGGAGAACTCCTCGAAGCTTCCGAAGTCGAAGTATCCCGCGTTCGCGTCCTGTCCCTCGGTGACGTTGATGCCCTCGAGGAGCGTCTTGTTCTGGCCCTCGAACCCGTAAGTGGAGTAACCCGTCTGGGTTCCGGTGTGCGAGCCTCCGACGTCATAAGACGTCATGTGAAACCCCGGCGCCTGAGCCATCGCGGCCCAGATGTCACGGGCGTTCGGAATGTCCTGCATGAGCTCCCTGGTGAAGCTCGTCCCCACGTTGGTGTTCTTCACATCCACGACCGGAGATTCCCCGGTGATGGTCAAGGTCTCCTCGACCCCGGCGAGAGGCATCTGAATGTTGATGGTTACGGTCGTGGCCAGACCGACTCGGATCTCCTCGCGCCGAACGGTCTGAAAACCAGGAAGCTCGTAAACCAGCGTGT
The Vicinamibacteria bacterium genome window above contains:
- a CDS encoding flavodoxin domain-containing protein, with translation MRVLVTWGSKHGGTEGIGRILGEALERRGYDVVAVPVNEVRELEKFDAAIVGGALYANRWAGNARRFVRRNVERLRSIPVWFFSSGPLDDSADREDIPATRQVAALADRVGAKGHITFGGRLEPDVKGFPASAMAKTMSGDWRNADRINAWAADLARQLPDAVPGTPTEPGARSLPRLLAHGIVGWALCAATMGLLLGLVSLNAALVLHAIAAPLFFVAVAWSYFRAHGARDPLPTALGWTAIVAVLDLVIVAGAIEKSFSMFTSVAGVWLPLALIFSSSWATGEIMSMMPWPDSRRQSERKAA
- a CDS encoding TonB-dependent receptor, with the protein product NMKMSGRFLTCLFVVLAVVAGAATAQELRGRIDGVVTDNTGGVLPGVTVTVSGPALIQPQVVVTGSDGSYRFPALPTGLYTLVYELPGFQTVRREEIRVGLATTVTINIQMPLAGVEETLTITGESPVVDVKNTNVGTSFTRELMQDIPNARDIWAAMAQAPGFHMTSYDVGGSHTGTQTGYSTYGFEGQNKTLLEGINVTEGQDANAGYFDFGSFEEFSIGGAGNMGEQTGPGAFLNLTVKSGGDNFSANVYYDYEGDGTIWNNVPSELAGGGGVQDGYVSPPDGITRGNQITKQYDFNVNGGGPIVKGKAWFFAGYRDNNQYKVITGLPNEEAQSQLVNYTVKGTYQIDARNQIIGFFNQRTKLQPLRELSLAVPTETAWYQSSKNRPMKVEWTSVPNEQVFLDFQYAYWGNYFPLFPSSTQSTSTEGVPIGRVDLATEQHSGAQSYYHDRTTLKPQFSGSVSYFKDDWGGSHSFKFGTEIQREQRKFLRFQPENIWYRDRNGVPEEVWIYNTPNEGINDTFGTAFYAQDSWTLNSRLTLNLGVRFDRYSISWPEQSFTPEQGDFFAPVTTPSTDVATLTSIGPRLGFAYDLTGQGKTVVKGFWGRFYFNPSTDIGSLENPVGEAERQYRFNDLNGNLLLDPGPDGSLASSPELGAFLRTRGGAGFVRVDRALENAFGDEASFHVEHELRENFSVRGSYVYKNRRNGWGEVDLARYNEYSIPFTYNDAGADNVRGTGDDQVIELVDRPAGIGSDRVMTNPGNIEGMPDNSGNYHTFEIGVNKRFSEKWLLLTSYEHSWLTDWLRAASSTSGLGVLRSLRPTLTTWLWRPNQRYLGQGETTFWNYKLVGRYMFPYEVGVSASFKLQSGYNYARELSVNLPNAGAELIPAEAFNANRAPNVGILDLRFEKSFALGAPGRVTGMVDFFNLTNSGVVTNARNRSGSRYHEVIAILDPRIVRFGVRWEF